Proteins from a genomic interval of Oncorhynchus nerka isolate Pitt River linkage group LG13, Oner_Uvic_2.0, whole genome shotgun sequence:
- the LOC135574727 gene encoding proteoglycan 4-like: MLSELSAKLRAESERVEELLDRMEESERMGDEETLEEVLIELGECEEREQLIWCSMQGIHPEVRVPSPVPSVPAPRTRLSLRPINTGDPTCPALPEFPPLSPEAPEPLSPEPPEPLSPEAPEPLSREAPEPLSPEAPELLSPARPAPSSSPALPESPACPALPELPPLSPEAPEPFSPALPESPVCPELPESPVCPELPESPVCPELPESPSSYRRT; the protein is encoded by the exons atgttatcggagctatcggcgaagctgagggctgagtctgagagggtcgaggagttattggacagaatggaggagagtgaacggatgggagatgaggagacactcgaggaggtgttaatagaattgggggagtgtgaagagagagagcagttgatTTGGTGTAGTATGCAAGGCATtcaccctgaggtgcgtgtccccagcccggtaccatcagtgccggcaccccgcaccaggctgtctctccgtcccatCAATACAGGTGATCCCACCTGTCCGGCGCTACCAGAgtttccgcccctcagtccagaggcgccagagcccctcagtccagagccgccagagcccctcagtccagaggcgccagagcccctcagtcgaGAGGCGCctgagcccctcagtccagaggcaccaGAGCTCCTCAGTCCAGCACGGCCAgcgccttcctcctctccagcgctgccggagtctcccgcctgtccggcgctgccagagcttccgcccctcagtccagaggcgccagagcccttcagtccagcgctgccagagtctcccgtctgtccagagctgccagagtctcccgtctgtccagagctgccagagtctcccgtctgtccagagctgccagagtcgccatCTTCTTACAGAAG gacctga